The proteins below come from a single Verrucomicrobiota bacterium genomic window:
- a CDS encoding asparagine synthetase B family protein, translating to MDKYLERVVDLLDPTLNRIFNMSSEAARNRVLSGQAEAVREIDGSFALLAKNGKIVRMARSLDRPMRYFLAKRHEGPALIVADRIDSIYAWLKSEGLDGQFHPSYTRMVPAHYVVEIQLVGCPDPDPAYTRYFTPPRDVHNADLDEIGSLYVSTLTGEIIQWLRHVPEREPIGVCFSGGIDSGAVFVLTYHCLQKLGMNPGRLKAFTLSLGDGPDLKQARGFLEQLGRGLFLESIEADPASLDIAETIRIVEDYKPLDIESATMAVALCRGIRGRYPQWKYLIDGDGGDENLKDYPIEENPELTIRSVVNNLMLYQEGWGVGKIKHSLTYSGGLSRSYTRTYAPAKFFGFDGFSPFTRPAVIEVAEGIPFITLTNYDTEKLYALKGEIVSRGIKAVTGLKMPVFPKRRFQHGALPKEKLRERVPEQETAFRSQFLSLYS from the coding sequence ATGGATAAATATCTCGAACGCGTCGTGGATCTGCTGGATCCAACACTGAATCGCATTTTCAACATGTCGTCCGAGGCAGCACGGAACCGCGTTCTCAGCGGCCAGGCCGAGGCCGTGCGGGAGATTGACGGCTCCTTCGCGCTGTTGGCCAAGAACGGCAAAATCGTCCGCATGGCGCGCTCGCTCGACCGTCCCATGCGCTATTTCCTCGCCAAACGCCACGAAGGTCCGGCGCTCATCGTTGCCGACCGAATTGACTCGATTTACGCCTGGCTCAAGTCCGAAGGCCTGGACGGTCAATTCCATCCGAGCTACACGCGGATGGTTCCGGCGCATTACGTCGTGGAAATTCAGCTCGTCGGCTGCCCGGACCCGGATCCGGCTTACACGCGCTACTTCACGCCGCCGCGTGACGTTCATAACGCCGATCTCGACGAGATCGGGTCGCTCTACGTTTCCACCTTGACCGGCGAAATCATCCAGTGGCTGCGGCACGTGCCGGAACGCGAACCGATCGGCGTTTGCTTCTCCGGAGGGATCGACAGCGGCGCCGTTTTCGTACTGACGTATCATTGCCTGCAGAAGCTCGGTATGAATCCGGGGCGGTTGAAAGCGTTCACGCTGTCGCTCGGCGACGGCCCGGACTTGAAGCAAGCCCGCGGCTTTCTTGAGCAACTCGGCCGGGGCCTGTTCCTCGAATCCATTGAAGCCGACCCGGCCAGCCTCGACATCGCTGAAACCATCCGCATCGTCGAGGACTACAAGCCGCTCGACATTGAGTCCGCGACGATGGCCGTGGCGCTGTGCCGGGGCATTCGCGGGCGTTATCCGCAGTGGAAGTATTTGATCGATGGCGACGGCGGGGACGAGAATTTGAAGGACTATCCGATCGAGGAAAACCCGGAGCTGACGATCCGCAGCGTCGTGAACAATCTGATGTTGTACCAGGAAGGCTGGGGCGTCGGCAAAATCAAGCATTCGCTCACTTACAGCGGCGGGCTGAGCCGGAGCTACACGCGCACCTACGCGCCGGCCAAGTTTTTTGGCTTCGACGGGTTCAGCCCGTTCACACGCCCGGCGGTGATCGAAGTCGCCGAAGGCATTCCGTTCATTACGCTGACGAACTACGACACCGAGAAGCTCTACGCGCTGAAGGGCGAAATCGTTTCGCGCGGCATCAAGGCTGTGACCGGCCTTAAAATGCCGGTCTTTCCGAAACGCCGGTTTCAACACGGCGCGCTGCCCAAGGAGAAGTTGCGGGAGCGGGTGCCTGAACAGGAAACGGCATTCCGAAGCCAATTTCTATCGCTCTATTCGTAG
- a CDS encoding sialidase has protein sequence MAARAQGVDSASAQPGLLKSEFIFEQAPFRSCHASTIVETREGLMAAWFGGTREGALDVGIWLSRYEGNAWSEPVEVINGADDEKHIRYPCWNPVLFQPSKGPLLLFYKVGPKPSSWWGMLMKSEDGGRTWSKPRRLPNDIYGPIKNKPVELDDNRIVCGSSTEDAGWRVHMESTRSFGQQWSRTPPLNAAMEFGAIQPAILAYPSGKMQILCRTKQRQIRESWSEDGGHTWSRMKATDLPNPNSGIDATVLRDGRALLVYNHTDRGRGVLNVAISPEGKKWFAAVILEFEPGGEFSYPAVIQANDGSVHVTYTWKRQRIKHAVIDPFKLNLREMTEGQWR, from the coding sequence ATGGCAGCCCGTGCCCAAGGCGTCGATTCGGCTTCGGCACAACCGGGCCTTCTCAAGTCCGAATTCATCTTTGAACAGGCGCCGTTTCGTTCGTGTCATGCCTCGACCATCGTGGAGACGCGCGAGGGATTGATGGCCGCGTGGTTCGGCGGCACACGCGAAGGCGCGCTCGACGTCGGCATCTGGCTGTCGCGGTACGAGGGCAACGCGTGGTCGGAGCCGGTCGAGGTCATCAACGGCGCGGACGACGAGAAGCACATTCGTTATCCGTGCTGGAACCCGGTGCTGTTCCAGCCGTCGAAAGGCCCGTTGCTGCTCTTCTACAAGGTGGGGCCAAAACCGTCCTCGTGGTGGGGAATGCTCATGAAATCCGAAGACGGCGGGCGGACATGGTCCAAACCTCGGCGCTTGCCCAATGACATTTACGGCCCGATCAAGAACAAGCCGGTGGAGCTGGATGACAACCGAATCGTCTGTGGTTCGAGCACCGAGGACGCAGGCTGGCGTGTGCACATGGAGAGCACCCGGAGCTTCGGCCAGCAATGGTCCCGCACGCCGCCGCTGAACGCCGCGATGGAATTCGGAGCGATTCAACCGGCGATCCTGGCGTATCCCTCCGGCAAAATGCAGATTCTTTGCCGCACCAAACAACGGCAGATCAGGGAAAGCTGGTCCGAGGACGGCGGCCATACCTGGAGCCGCATGAAAGCCACGGACCTGCCCAATCCGAACAGCGGGATCGACGCCACGGTGCTTCGCGACGGACGCGCGCTGCTGGTTTACAACCACACGGACCGGGGCCGTGGCGTGTTGAACGTCGCGATTTCGCCCGAAGGCAAGAAGTGGTTCGCCGCGGTAATCCTGGAATTCGAGCCCGGCGGTGAGTTTTCCTACCCGGCCGTCATACAGGCGAACGACGGATCGGTGCACGTGACCTACACGTGGAAACGCCAGCGGATCAAACACGCCGTGATTGACCCCTTCAAATTGAACCTTCGCGAAATGACCGAAGGGCAGTGGAGATAG
- a CDS encoding sialate O-acetylesterase, translated as MWLLLAGTAGLRADVNLPALFSDGVVLQQGKPVPVWGWADEGEKVTVEFRGHKVSATAKDGKWMVKLPRLKAGGPDILKVAGQNTIELKDVLVGEVWVASGQSNMEWPLRLTFEPAKAIASSANPSIRLFTVPKLKADKPVEDVKASWKECGPHTVTNFSAVAYFFGRDLQKALGVPVGLIHTSWGGSPAEVWISQDVLEADPDYKQAILDGYAESLKKYETALAQFEAEQAELKKQGKTSDKKPPQKPFWKPTELYNGMIAPLLPFAIQGAIWYQGESNAGRAQQYRTLFPDMIRNWRRDWHQGDFTFLEAQLAPFTKILDQPAESNWAELREAQLLATKALPKVGMAVITDVGEENDIHPRKKEPVGARLALAARRIAYGEKRLVHSGPTYKKMKAAGGKIILSFDNVGGGLEARGGALKGFAIAGEDKKFVWAKAEIDGDKVVVSCPEVPKPVAVRYGWANYPVVNLWNKDGLPATPFRTDDFPMTTAPKK; from the coding sequence ATGTGGCTCCTCCTCGCCGGAACCGCCGGCCTCCGGGCGGACGTCAACTTGCCGGCCCTTTTCTCTGACGGAGTGGTTCTTCAGCAAGGCAAGCCCGTCCCCGTTTGGGGCTGGGCGGACGAAGGCGAGAAGGTCACCGTCGAATTCCGCGGCCACAAAGTCAGCGCCACCGCGAAGGACGGTAAATGGATGGTCAAACTGCCGAGACTCAAGGCAGGCGGCCCGGACATCTTGAAGGTCGCAGGCCAAAACACGATCGAACTGAAGGACGTGCTCGTGGGTGAAGTGTGGGTGGCCAGCGGGCAGTCGAACATGGAATGGCCGCTGCGGCTGACGTTTGAACCGGCAAAAGCCATCGCGTCCTCGGCCAATCCGTCGATCCGGCTCTTCACGGTTCCCAAGCTGAAGGCGGACAAACCGGTCGAGGATGTCAAAGCGAGCTGGAAGGAATGTGGGCCGCACACGGTGACGAATTTCTCCGCGGTGGCGTATTTCTTCGGACGCGATTTGCAGAAGGCCCTCGGCGTCCCGGTCGGATTGATTCACACGTCCTGGGGCGGTTCGCCCGCCGAAGTCTGGATCAGCCAGGACGTCCTCGAAGCGGATCCCGATTACAAGCAGGCGATTCTCGACGGCTATGCGGAGTCGCTCAAAAAATATGAAACCGCGCTCGCCCAGTTCGAGGCCGAACAAGCGGAATTGAAAAAGCAGGGCAAAACCTCGGACAAAAAGCCCCCGCAAAAGCCGTTTTGGAAGCCCACCGAACTTTACAACGGCATGATCGCGCCGCTGCTGCCCTTCGCGATCCAAGGCGCGATCTGGTATCAGGGCGAGTCCAACGCGGGCCGGGCTCAGCAATACCGCACCTTGTTTCCCGACATGATCCGCAATTGGCGGCGCGACTGGCATCAAGGCGATTTCACTTTCCTGGAGGCGCAACTCGCCCCGTTCACCAAGATCCTCGATCAACCGGCCGAGAGCAATTGGGCCGAGCTTCGCGAAGCGCAACTGCTCGCCACGAAGGCCCTGCCGAAAGTCGGGATGGCGGTGATCACGGATGTTGGAGAAGAAAACGACATTCATCCGCGGAAGAAGGAGCCGGTCGGGGCGAGACTGGCCCTGGCGGCGCGCCGAATTGCTTACGGGGAAAAGCGTCTGGTGCACTCCGGGCCGACCTACAAGAAAATGAAAGCCGCCGGAGGCAAGATCATCCTGAGCTTCGACAACGTGGGCGGCGGCCTGGAAGCGCGCGGTGGCGCGCTGAAAGGATTCGCCATCGCCGGCGAGGACAAGAAGTTCGTTTGGGCGAAAGCGGAGATTGACGGCGACAAAGTTGTTGTGAGTTGTCCGGAAGTTCCGAAGCCAGTGGCGGTGCGCTACGGTTGGGCGAATTATCCCGTGGTCAATCTCTGGAACAAAGACGGCTTGCCGGCCACACCGTTTCGGACGGACGATTTTCCGATGACCACTGCGCCTAAGAAGTGA
- a CDS encoding M24 family metallopeptidase, producing MRHAPIDPQLFKTNRQQLKKLMLPNSLAIVNANDVLPTNADGTLRLCPNSDLFYLTGVEQEESVLLLAPDADDDKQREMLFLRETNEHLVTWEGHKLTKEEAREVSGIERIHWLSELRPLFHRLLCESERVYLNSNEHKRAVVEVETRESRFVADTIRRYPLHDYQRLARLMHRLRIVKSDAEVEVIKKACALTEAGFRRVLRFVKPGVSETEVEAEFAHEFIRRRGAFAYTPIIASGANACVLHYIQNDRPCRNGDLLLLDVAASYANYNSDLTRTIPVNGRFTRRQKQVYEAVLRVFRQSIKGLVPGKKPKDWQKEGEQMIEKELVDLRLLSTRAIKRQDPDKPAFKKYFMHGLGHPLGLDVHDVGFTTEPMQPGWVMTVEPAIYIKEEGFAVRLENDVLVTESGPVDLMASIPIEIDEIEKIMRR from the coding sequence ATGAGACACGCCCCCATTGATCCCCAACTGTTCAAAACCAACCGCCAACAGTTAAAGAAGCTGATGCTTCCGAACTCGCTGGCCATCGTGAATGCCAACGACGTTCTGCCGACCAACGCCGACGGCACGCTTCGCCTCTGCCCGAACTCCGATCTCTTTTACCTCACCGGCGTCGAACAGGAGGAAAGCGTCCTTCTGCTCGCTCCGGACGCCGACGACGACAAGCAGCGCGAAATGCTGTTCCTCCGCGAGACGAACGAGCACCTGGTCACCTGGGAAGGCCACAAGCTGACCAAAGAAGAAGCGCGCGAAGTCTCCGGCATTGAACGGATCCACTGGCTCTCGGAGCTTCGGCCGCTGTTCCACCGCCTCCTGTGCGAGTCCGAGCGCGTCTACCTCAACTCAAACGAACACAAACGCGCCGTCGTGGAAGTCGAGACTCGCGAATCGCGGTTCGTGGCGGACACGATACGGCGCTATCCGCTGCACGATTACCAGCGGCTGGCCCGGCTGATGCACCGGCTGCGGATCGTCAAATCCGACGCCGAAGTTGAAGTCATCAAGAAAGCGTGCGCGCTCACGGAGGCGGGATTCCGCCGCGTGCTTCGGTTCGTGAAGCCGGGCGTGAGCGAAACGGAGGTCGAGGCCGAATTCGCGCACGAGTTCATTCGGCGGCGCGGCGCCTTCGCGTACACGCCGATCATCGCTTCCGGGGCCAATGCTTGCGTGCTGCACTACATTCAGAACGACCGGCCATGCCGGAACGGGGATTTGCTGCTGCTGGACGTCGCGGCCAGCTACGCGAACTACAATTCGGATCTCACCCGCACCATTCCGGTCAACGGCCGTTTCACACGGCGACAGAAACAAGTTTATGAAGCTGTGCTGCGCGTTTTTCGGCAGTCGATCAAAGGCCTGGTCCCGGGCAAGAAGCCGAAGGACTGGCAAAAGGAAGGCGAGCAAATGATCGAGAAAGAGCTCGTCGATCTGAGGCTTCTGAGCACGCGCGCGATCAAGCGGCAGGATCCGGACAAGCCGGCCTTCAAGAAATACTTCATGCACGGGCTAGGCCATCCGCTGGGGTTGGACGTGCATGATGTCGGCTTCACGACGGAGCCGATGCAGCCTGGCTGGGTGATGACCGTCGAGCCGGCGATCTATATCAAGGAAGAAGGCTTCGCGGTTCGCCTGGAGAACGACGTGCTCGTGACCGAGTCCGGCCCGGTGGATTTGATGGCCAGCATTCCCATCGAGATTGACGAAATCGAAAAAATCATGCGTCGGTGA